In the Aquimarina spinulae genome, TCCTTATAAAATAATCTCTGAAAAAGAGCAGTTAAAGGAAAAAAAACAGGCTATAGCTCTATTAAAAAAAACGCCTTCATATCCTAATTTCCTAAAATGTATCAATAGAATTGGTGATGGGCATTTGGCATACGGTCCCCCTGATGAGTTTACCTACGACATGATCGAAAATTCATCTTTTTTCCCTTTCCCTGTATTTGTCAAAGGCCATAGAATATTTACCAATATAAAGAGCAAAATACTTCCTTATGGTACAGAAATAACCAGGATTCAAAATATTGCTACACAAGAATTAGTAGACAGAATGAATAAACATATTCATGGAGATAATTATAATGTGACCAAAACGGCGTCAGAACTCACTTCTTCGTTCCCTTTGTACTTCTCTAATCTTATTGAGAGAAACCCAAAAACATTTAAAATCGAATATTTAGATATAAAGACCAAAGATGTAAAAACGATAACCTTATCCTCTATCGATTATTACGAACTATACAGAATAGACAAGCTATCTATTTTACCTATTAATAAATTAGAAAAGGAGAGTACCATACACCCTCATTATTATAAAGAGAAAAAATTTGGTGTACTCACCGTAAATACTTTCGATCTTACAGAAACTTATGCGTATGATGAGTTTAGCAAGTTTTTTAAGCGAGTTAATAAAGAAAAGTACAATAACGTTGCTATTGATCTAAGAAATAACGAAGGAGGTAATCCAAATATAGCTGCTTTGTTATTTTCATTTATTACAGATTCTAGTTTTAAAAATATATTTAATTATAGAGCTTCTAGTATTAAAATTGAAAAAGAAAACTTGCTTAACGATTACGGTAATCCAGTCGGAGAAGATGAAATACGAGGTTTTGAAAACTTCTTATATCAAAGGTTTAACGAAACAAAAGACAGCCTCTATATTGGTAATGATAGACTAAAGGAAGGAGTATTAGAAAATTTCCCTGCAGATAAAGATAATTTTAAAGGTAATGTATATCTAATTGTAGGAGGGCAAACTTTTTCTGCTGCTGTTTATTTTGCTAAACTATTTAAAGATCACAATAGAGGAAAAATTATTGGAGAAGAAACCGGAGGTAATGAAAATTCAACCTTTGCAGGGTATTTTTTAACTTATAAACTCCCAAAAACAAAGTTACAGGTAAGAATTCCAATAACAGAGTTATTTTTTGACAAGAACACAACATCAAAACATGGAATTATACCAGACAATAAAATTCCTATGCAAAAATATTTAGAGTACTCTCATTTGGAAAAAGATCCCGAAATACAATTTTTATTTGATACGTATTTACATTAAAACAAGTAGTATTTGTCACATCATAGAGTTAGAATAAAAGTCTGATTCTATGGTGTGATCCCAAAAAAATCTCTCGAAATCATCAGTTCATATATAGATTCACCGTTATACAAAGTCAAAATAACAACTAATATGTATAGTTTTTTATAATTGTAAATCTATGAAACCATAACAAAGCATTTCAAATATTAAATGATTATATTCAGAGTTCAAACTCTGATGTAGTTTTTTTATCAAATAATTTTAAAAAAATGTTAGTATGGGTATTTACTTTCGTCTAAGAGTCCATATAAAACTGTTACCATGATTCAGAATCTTTGTATCCTTTTATTTATGTTTTCCTTTACCGGAAATCAGGTTACTACAAAAGAATACCATTATGAATACTATCCCAATGGTATACTTAAAGCTGAAGGGTGGAAATTAGGAGAGTACAAAGTAGATTTTTGGCATTTTTATCATCCTAACGGAAAAGTATCAAAAGAAGGACATTTCAGAAATAATAAAAAAAACGGATACTGGTATTTTTATTCAGAAAACAGTAAATTATTGAAAGAAGGGCATTTTGTAAACGATAAAGCTGAGAAATGGTGGATTATTTACGATATTGCAGCCGAAATAACTCGAAAATATCAATATAAAAATAATAAAAGAGAAGGATACTGTCTATTGTATAAAAACAACAAACTTTTTAAAGCCGAACGATATATCAATGATAAGAAGACCGGTGAATGGACTGATATTTTTAGTTTTAAAAGAGACAATCCTAACGCTTCCTTATAAATGCCTCCCATTATAAACGTAATCATACCTGCTTTTAACGAAGAAGATTCCATAGCACATGTAATCAAAGAAATACCAGATATCGTTTCTGAAGTTATTGTGGTAAGTAATAGCTCTACAGATCAAACCGAAAATGTTGCAAAAAAAGCAGGAGCAACAGTGCTGCAAGAAAAGCAAAAAGGATATGGTTATGCATGTCTGAAAGGAATGGAATATATAGCATCAAAAGATATTAAACCAGATATCATCGTATTTTTAGATGGTGATTATAGTGACTATCCTGCAGAGCTTACTCAAATAGTTGCACCTATTATAGAGCAAAATATGGATTTAGTTATAGGATCTAGAGTCAAACATCTACGAGAAGCTGGTTCTATGACATCTCCTCAAATTTTCGGAAATTGGTTGGCTACAGGATTAATGAAACTTTTTTTTGGTGCAAAATTTACAGATCTCGGACCTTTTAGAGCCATTAAGTATGATAAACTATTAGCCCTTGAGATGGTTGATAAAACCTATGGTTGGACAGTAGAAATGCAATTAAAAGTGTTAAAGAAACGTTATAATTATACCGAAGTCCCAGTGCATTACAAAAAGAGAATTGGCGTCTCAAAAGTTTCAGGAACCATAAAAGGTGCTATATTTGCAGGCGTTAAGATTTTAAGTTGGATTTTTAAATATAGCTTTACGTAATGGATATTGCTATCATCATAACCTACACACTAGCCTTACTAATCATATTTATGTATAGTTTGGCACAGCTCAATCTGCTTTTCAACTATCTAAAGTCTCGAAAACAAGCTGATATTTCTCCAACTTTTGATTTTTCTAAAAAAGAAGAAATTCCGCATATTACTGTTCAGCTACCAGTATTTAACGAGTTATATGTAATGGATCGTTTATTGGATAACATTGCCGAACTTGATTATCCTAAAGATAAATTAGAGATCCAGGTTCTGGACGATTCTACAGATGAGTCTGTTATTACTACTGCAAAACATATAGAAAAGTTACAACAAACAGGCTTAGATATAAAACACATTTGTCGTGAAGATCGAACCGGATTTAAGGCCGGAGCCCTAAAAGAAGGACTTAAGATTGCCAAAGGTGAATTTATAGCTATTTTTGATGCAGATTTTTTACCTGGTAAGAATTGGTTACTGCAAACTATCCCATATTTTAAAGATCAAAATATAGGTGTGGTACAAACCCGATGGGGGCATATTAATAGAGATTACTCGATGCTTACCAAAATTCAGGCATTTGCTTTGGATTTTCATTTTACTATGGAGCAGGTAGGTCGTAATTATAAAGATCACTTCATTAATTTTAATGGTACAGCTGGTGTTTGGAGAAAAACCTGTATCGAAGATGCCGGAAACTGGCAGGGAGATACGTTAACCGAAGATCTCGACCTAAGTTATAGGGCGCAATTAAAAAAATGGAAGTTTAAATACCTCGAAGAAGTAGAGACTCCTGCAGAATTACCCGTGGTTATTAGTGCAGCCAGGTCACAACAATTTAGATGGAATAAAGGTGCCGCAGAGAACTTCCAGAAGTTATATTGGAAAATGCTTAGGGATAAAACCGTTCCTTTTAAAACTAAATTTCATAGCTTTTTTCACTTATTAAACAGTAGCATGTTCTTATTAGTGTTATTGGTTGCCGTATTAAGCGTTCCGGTAATGTATATTAAGAATAGTAATCCATTATTTAGCTGGTATTTTAATGTTATTGCATTTTTTGCCTTAAGTACAGTCATATTTTTCTTTTGCTATTGGTTTACTTTTAAAAAGATTCATGGTAAAGGGTTCTGGAATTTTATGGAATACATAAAAATGTTCTTCACCTTTTTCTCTATCGCAATGGGCTTCTCTGTTCATAATTCTATGGCAGTTCTCGAAGGCCATTTTGGAAAAAAGAGCGAATTTATACGTACTCCAAAATTTAATATCAATACGCTAAAAGATTCCTGGAAAGGAAATAAGTATGTAAGCAAGAACATCTCTGGAAACACCATTATAGAAGCATTACTCATGGGATATTTTGGTTTTGCTTTATACAGTGCTTTTAAGCTTCAGGATTTTGGGTTATTCTTGTTTCACATTATGTTATTTCTTGGATTTGGATTTGTATTCTTTAAATCTGTAACATCTAAATTTTAATGTTTCAGCAATGGAAATATAACCGATTTTCCATTCTCCTTATTGTAGCTGGTTTACTTTTTTACTGGAGTTTTTCTTATCAGTTAGAACGAACAGATTTTATTAAAATGATCAGTCTTTGGGCTGCCTTATTTTTTGTTTCTTATAAAATTATTCAACTCAATCCTGGTAATTGGAAACTACTGGCCATTACAGCATTATTGTTTCGGATAGTTTTTTTGTTTGCTATACCTAATTTATCGCAGGATTTTTATCGATTTATATGGGATGGACGTATGCTTCTCGAAGGCTTTAATCCTTACTTATCCCTTCCCGAGGTATGGATAGCTCAAGGAGATGCCCCAATTGCGCAAGCACAAGAGTTGTATACTGGTATGGGCACACTTAACGGAAGTCATTATACCAATTATCCTCCCGTAAGTCAGTTTTGTTATTTTATTGCAGCTTTATTTGCCAGTAAAAGTATTTTGGGATCTGCAATGGTATTTAGGATACTTATCATCTTAGCAGATATCGGTACATTTTTC is a window encoding:
- a CDS encoding glycosyltransferase family 2 protein — its product is MPPIINVIIPAFNEEDSIAHVIKEIPDIVSEVIVVSNSSTDQTENVAKKAGATVLQEKQKGYGYACLKGMEYIASKDIKPDIIVFLDGDYSDYPAELTQIVAPIIEQNMDLVIGSRVKHLREAGSMTSPQIFGNWLATGLMKLFFGAKFTDLGPFRAIKYDKLLALEMVDKTYGWTVEMQLKVLKKRYNYTEVPVHYKKRIGVSKVSGTIKGAIFAGVKILSWIFKYSFT
- a CDS encoding S41 family peptidase, which codes for MKNSLFLLLFLCFIPCVSQTLKIDELTSDDYLSDLSLLNQLIKKQHPNPYKIISEKEQLKEKKQAIALLKKTPSYPNFLKCINRIGDGHLAYGPPDEFTYDMIENSSFFPFPVFVKGHRIFTNIKSKILPYGTEITRIQNIATQELVDRMNKHIHGDNYNVTKTASELTSSFPLYFSNLIERNPKTFKIEYLDIKTKDVKTITLSSIDYYELYRIDKLSILPINKLEKESTIHPHYYKEKKFGVLTVNTFDLTETYAYDEFSKFFKRVNKEKYNNVAIDLRNNEGGNPNIAALLFSFITDSSFKNIFNYRASSIKIEKENLLNDYGNPVGEDEIRGFENFLYQRFNETKDSLYIGNDRLKEGVLENFPADKDNFKGNVYLIVGGQTFSAAVYFAKLFKDHNRGKIIGEETGGNENSTFAGYFLTYKLPKTKLQVRIPITELFFDKNTTSKHGIIPDNKIPMQKYLEYSHLEKDPEIQFLFDTYLH
- a CDS encoding cellulose synthase family protein, translating into MDIAIIITYTLALLIIFMYSLAQLNLLFNYLKSRKQADISPTFDFSKKEEIPHITVQLPVFNELYVMDRLLDNIAELDYPKDKLEIQVLDDSTDESVITTAKHIEKLQQTGLDIKHICREDRTGFKAGALKEGLKIAKGEFIAIFDADFLPGKNWLLQTIPYFKDQNIGVVQTRWGHINRDYSMLTKIQAFALDFHFTMEQVGRNYKDHFINFNGTAGVWRKTCIEDAGNWQGDTLTEDLDLSYRAQLKKWKFKYLEEVETPAELPVVISAARSQQFRWNKGAAENFQKLYWKMLRDKTVPFKTKFHSFFHLLNSSMFLLVLLVAVLSVPVMYIKNSNPLFSWYFNVIAFFALSTVIFFFCYWFTFKKIHGKGFWNFMEYIKMFFTFFSIAMGFSVHNSMAVLEGHFGKKSEFIRTPKFNINTLKDSWKGNKYVSKNISGNTIIEALLMGYFGFALYSAFKLQDFGLFLFHIMLFLGFGFVFFKSVTSKF
- a CDS encoding toxin-antitoxin system YwqK family antitoxin, with translation MIQNLCILLFMFSFTGNQVTTKEYHYEYYPNGILKAEGWKLGEYKVDFWHFYHPNGKVSKEGHFRNNKKNGYWYFYSENSKLLKEGHFVNDKAEKWWIIYDIAAEITRKYQYKNNKREGYCLLYKNNKLFKAERYINDKKTGEWTDIFSFKRDNPNASL